The following is a genomic window from Psychrobacter immobilis.
CAATAAACAGCCAGTACGTTTTCAATCATTAGGTGAAGTGAATCGCCAAACCACTCTATTGACAGAGAAAGAACGCGGACTGGCCTTTAGTCAGCAAGCAGCTAATAATGGCGTCGTTGCTATTGCCAGTGAGACTGAGATGGGCGCGACTTTGTTGGTCGGTGATCGTATTAAAACGGAGGAGCAGTCGCCATTATCTGATGTGCAAAGAGCACAAACGGCTGCCATCATTCGTGATAACTTGGGGCAAGATCAGCTACAAGATTACTTGGATTATCTCCGCTTGGTATATAAAGTTGAAGTTAATGACGCCAATATAGCAAACGCGCAAGGGCGTTAGAAATAAAGCTATTAAGGAAAACGTGAGATACTTACTTAGTCATTCGTTCTAAATAATCTTCTCAAGTTTGAAGCATAAAAAAGCCACTGTCTACAGTGGCTTTTTTAATGAGCATTACTTTTATCATAAAGATTTAGCATTAATAGCGATACAAAATTTAATACTGCTATCAATGCTACTATTCAAAGTAATACGGAACAATTTAATGGCGGAAATGACGCATACCAGTGAATACCATCGCGATGCCATGCTCATTTGCCGCAGCGATGGTTTCATCATCACGCATAGACCCACCTGGCTGGATAATAGCAGCAATACCGACTTGGGCAGCGTTATCGATGCCATCACGGAACGGGAAGAAGGCATCTGACGCCATAACAGCACCTTCAGTAGCCAATCCAGCGTGCTCAGCTTTGATAGCAGCGATACGCGCTGAGTTGACACGGCTCATCTGACCAGCACCAACACCGATAGTACGCTGACCTTTGGCATAAACAATCGCATTGGATTTGACGTATTTTGCTACATTCCAGCTGAATAATAGATCGGCGATTTGCGCTTCCATTGGTTGTACATCAGTGACAATCTTTAAGTCATTGGCTGTAATCAAACCAAGATCTTGCTCTTGTACTAGCAGGCCACCGTTGACGCGCTTGTAGTCAAGCTGACTATCGCGTTGATCTGGCGCTGGCAGTTCGCCGCACACCAAGACACGGACATTTTTCTTAGCAGCTGTCGCTTCAAGCACACCATCTTCGATGCTTGGTGCAATAATAACTTCTACAAACTGGTTGTCGATAATGGCTTTAGCAGCTGCCAACGTCAATGGGCGGTTAAAAGCAATGATGCCGCCAAAAGAAGACTCAGGATCAGTACTGAAGGCAGTGTTATAAGCGGTTACCTGATCGTTATCCACAGCGACACCGCAAGGATTGGCATGCTTAACGATAACGCAAGCAGGTGCACTAAAGGCTTTGACGCACTCAAGGGCAGCGTCAGTATCGGCGATATTGTTATAAGACAGTGCCTTACCTTGTAGTTGCTTAGCAGTCGCTATAGAGGCTTGTTGGCTTTTTAGCGGATGGTTTTCTGTATAAAAAGCAGCGTTTTGATGTGGGTTTTCGCCGTAGCGTAGATCCTGTGCTTTTTCGAGCTGCACATTAAAAGTACGTGAGAAATTCTCAGGTTGCTGGTTTTCATTGACACGGCTACCTAAGAAATTGGCAATCATTCCGTCGTACTGTGCAGTATGCTCAAAAGCCTTAACCGCTAAGTCATAGCGCAAAGCAGGTATCAGCTTGGTGCCATCACCTAAAGCGGCAAGTATGCGCTCATAATCTGCTGGATCAGTCACGATACCCACATGAGCGTGGTTTTTCGCCGCAGAACGCACCATCGTAGGACCACCGATGTCGATGTTTTCGATAGCATCGTTCATGGTGACATCCGCACGAGCAATGGTTTCAGCAAACGGATATAAATTCACGACAACCAAATCAATACGCTCAATCGCGTGCTCACTCATGACGGCATCGTCTGTACCACGGCGTCCCAGGATGCCACCATGAATTTTAGGATGTAGTGTTTTGACACGGCCATCCATCATTTCAGGAAAACCTGTGTAATCGGATACTTCGGTCACAGCGACATTGTTTTCTGTGAGTAAACGATAAGTACCGCCAGTAGATAGTAAGCCAAAGCCTGACTTAATAAGGCCTTGCGCAAATTCAACGATATTAGATTTATCAGAGACTGACAATAGAGCAAGTGGGGTTGTACTCATAAGAAAAGTTCCATAAAAAAAGCCTGACGTAAACGTCTGGCAAGGTGACAATGACAATTTTTGCAGACAATATCATGGTGGATAGCATCAATAACGTTAAATTGCCATACATAATGATTGGTAATAAAGACAGAGAAATGCATATAGCAGATGCTACATTAAGTCATAAGTTTTGAGTTTTTTGCGTAAAGTGCCACGATTCAGACCTAAGATTTGTGCACACTTGGTTTGATTGCCTCGCGTTTTTTCAAGGACAACCGACAATAGCGGCTCTTCAACTTGTTTTAAAATAAGCTCATACAAGTCGGTCGGCGTCTCATCACCTAGCATCGCGAAGTACTGTCGTACCACACGCTCCACATGTACGCGCAGTGGTTCATGCCGGTGGCTTGCATCGCTGTCTAATGAGGAGTCAACATGACGATTTGAATGATGGTTAGCTGTACTATAATCGGCAGGATGCTCAGAGCTTGTGGCAAAATGACTGGCATTATGCTGTGCATGAGGTGCCATAAGATAATGTCCTTGGGATTGGAAAGAGTCAAACCATAAGATATCAGGGTATTATATCAAATTAATATCGTTTAGCGCTGACAGATTAACCTTATATTGGCAGCAGTATGACTAGGGTATATGCTTACTATTATAACATTGCCACAAAATATAACTGGCTGTGTCGCACTTGCATCACTACTGAACTTGCGACCTGCCTACGTTTTTCTGACGGCTGAAGTTTTAAGAGACGAGGTTGTTTATAGATAGACAGTATTTTGTTGGTAATTATCCATTCAATACAAAGGACTTATAGTCACTTCTCGAATTTGTCTATTAGCAACAGGGATGGTAAATAATATGTTTCGACTACTGTTCGCCGCTAATTGGCTTTGCTTGCTTAATAGATAATCAGCTGGCGTGGCGATGAATTCTCCAATCATATCATGTGCGCCGTATACGCTGACTTTAACATTCGGATACAGCTGTGCTTTGGCACTTTGATTGTTTAATGTGGCACTGACATCGCTCGACTTTCCATCCATCTTAATCTTACTCGATTTATGATTAAGGTTGGTAATCGTGAATGCTGTTAGATCGGCACTAGGTAAACTACAGGCAGCGACTGCACATACTGATTGTAAGCGCTCTGCATGCACTGGGTTTTTCATCAAAGTTTCTAGGTTAAAAATGACGTATTGAGCAAAAAGCAGCAGTGCTAATACTAAGCATCCTAGTGTCCATAGTAAGGATGCGATAGAACGTCTCTGCGGCGTAGGTGTAAACTTTGCTTGTGCTTTTCTCACACGCTCTTCGGAGGTTGGCGCTTCATCTTTCAGTGGTACACCCATATCGAGCAATAGTTGTGATAAATCGGTATCGTCTTGTCGAACCTCTTCGCTTTTATTTTGTTCTTTTAGGAGTTTTTCGAGCCAAGAATTGTCCGCAGTATCATCCACATTGGCATGAATATCATTAGCGGCTGCTGAACTGAGCGCCATTTGTGCTGATGAGGAATTTTCTGTTGTAGCATCAGATGATACTTTCGCTGATGACGCGTTGTTTTTATCTGTTTTTTTAGAGAGGTTACTTGGTGGTTGGTTGTCTGCTGTAGAAGTATAACTGCTATTGTTCATATTACTTGCTTGAGTCAGCCAAGCATCCATACTATCTAGAGAATCATACTCCAAAACGCTTTCTTCTGGTTCATCGCTATCCATATCATCATAGATTAAGCCGTCATGAATCAAATCATCCTCAATTAAAGTATCAGATGAAGCATTTTTTGAGTATGGAGGAGTGAGTGGTGACTTAGCAGCACCTACTGCATGTTGATTTTTATTATGATTGTCAGCGGTTTGTGCAGGATGTCCATTTGAATCGGCTAGCGTATTGGTGTCAGTCGTTGTATTTTCTTGAATCGCGGAAGTACTGACAGCATCGGCAGTGAGGATAAGATGTTTATTGACCAAAAAACTCTGTTGGCATTGATCACAGCTAACAGTGGCGTTTACTTTATTCAACTGTGTTTGCTGTATTTTAAAGCAAGATTGGCAATGAGGGCACTGAGTTTTTATGGGCGTGGTCATAGGGTCGAATCCAAAAAATTATGGTTATCAATACCGCTTAGCCACTCGCTAATAGTTGCCTATAGTGCTAATACTGCCTTTTGTATCAGCTTTAAATATTAGCTGTAAATGTCCATAAATGATGAGTAAGGACAGAGTGGCGTCAAATGCATGACATTTGACTGCCCTCTATCGTAACAGATGTAATTAAATGTTGCTAGCCTGTAAATGTACCAGATAAACGCTGCCAATGTTGGTCTTCTTGCGCTGTAAAAGCATGCTTTGCATCAAGCGCAAAATAAGGTTGATAAGCCGCCGTTACCTGTTCGGTTTGTGACTCTATTAGACCGGCTAATACAATGCGACCTTTTGGTGCGATTAAGGTGGCGAAGTAAGGCGCTAAGCCAATAAGCGGCTTGGCTAGAATGTTTGCAACGATTACGTCTACAGGTAACACATTATTTTGTGCGCAGTAGTCAGTGAAGTCTTCTGGTAAAAACGCTTGCAGGCGATCCCCAACGTGATTGCGTGCGGCATTTTGATTGGTTGCCAGCACTGCTTGTGGGTCGATATCGACGGCATACACGTGGCGTGCACCTAATAACAAAGCAGCAATGCCTAAAATACCTGAACCGCAACCATAATCAATCACCACTTTGTCTTTTAGATCTTGTTCTGTTAACCAGTCAAGACATAAGCGGGTAGTGGCATGATAGCCTGTACCAAAAGCTAGGCCAGGATCCATAATAATATTAGTCGCCTCAGGATTGGGCGGCGTCAGCCAGTTGGGCACAATCCATAAATTATTAGCACATTCGATAGGATGGTAATTGCTCATCCATTCGCGCTCCCAATCTTTATCATCGACAGCCGTGAGCCAGATACGAGTGGCTTGCACTTGTGCTGCGATTTCATGACTGAGCTGCTCGACTGCCTGACGACTGCCAGCATCGGTGGTCGCATCAAATAGCCCTGTCAAAATAACTTCATCCCATAGCGGTGATTCACCAGGTAAGGGCTCAAATAGAGGTTGGTCACCTGCGTCGTCTAAGGCGATGGATAATGCACCTGCTTCTAGGAGCAGTGCCTCAGCCAAATCGACGTTTGCTTTTTCACATTGTAAATGCAGTTGTTGCCATGCCATAACGATAACCTTAATTAAAAATGAATGTCTATTTTGGATAAATGATGCGGGTACAGAATATAAAAAGTGAATAGATACCAAGTGATAAACTTGGTATCTATTCACTTCGGTATGTCTTGATATTAGCGTAAGGCTTGCTTCGCTTCACTGATGACGCGAGCGTTGCCTTGGGCTTGTCCTGATTGCAAAATAATTTGCCACAGCGCGCGACGACGACTGGTATCTTGAGAAACACTCAGACCACGGCGTGCCATGGCTTCTGCCTTGCGCGGCTGGTTCTTTTTTAATGCTACTTGCGCCAAATAGAAATATACCGCAGAAGATTTAGGTGCTAGGCGCTGTGCACGGGTAAAGCTGTTTTCAGCATTGGTCAGTTTGCCAGCTTTTAGTTGACTGATACCTGCTTGCATCAAA
Proteins encoded in this region:
- the purH gene encoding bifunctional phosphoribosylaminoimidazolecarboxamide formyltransferase/IMP cyclohydrolase, which encodes MSTTPLALLSVSDKSNIVEFAQGLIKSGFGLLSTGGTYRLLTENNVAVTEVSDYTGFPEMMDGRVKTLHPKIHGGILGRRGTDDAVMSEHAIERIDLVVVNLYPFAETIARADVTMNDAIENIDIGGPTMVRSAAKNHAHVGIVTDPADYERILAALGDGTKLIPALRYDLAVKAFEHTAQYDGMIANFLGSRVNENQQPENFSRTFNVQLEKAQDLRYGENPHQNAAFYTENHPLKSQQASIATAKQLQGKALSYNNIADTDAALECVKAFSAPACVIVKHANPCGVAVDNDQVTAYNTAFSTDPESSFGGIIAFNRPLTLAAAKAIIDNQFVEVIIAPSIEDGVLEATAAKKNVRVLVCGELPAPDQRDSQLDYKRVNGGLLVQEQDLGLITANDLKIVTDVQPMEAQIADLLFSWNVAKYVKSNAIVYAKGQRTIGVGAGQMSRVNSARIAAIKAEHAGLATEGAVMASDAFFPFRDGIDNAAQVGIAAIIQPGGSMRDDETIAAANEHGIAMVFTGMRHFRH
- the fis gene encoding DNA-binding transcriptional regulator Fis, which encodes MAPHAQHNASHFATSSEHPADYSTANHHSNRHVDSSLDSDASHRHEPLRVHVERVVRQYFAMLGDETPTDLYELILKQVEEPLLSVVLEKTRGNQTKCAQILGLNRGTLRKKLKTYDLM
- a CDS encoding DUF3426 domain-containing protein encodes the protein MTTPIKTQCPHCQSCFKIQQTQLNKVNATVSCDQCQQSFLVNKHLILTADAVSTSAIQENTTTDTNTLADSNGHPAQTADNHNKNQHAVGAAKSPLTPPYSKNASSDTLIEDDLIHDGLIYDDMDSDEPEESVLEYDSLDSMDAWLTQASNMNNSSYTSTADNQPPSNLSKKTDKNNASSAKVSSDATTENSSSAQMALSSAAANDIHANVDDTADNSWLEKLLKEQNKSEEVRQDDTDLSQLLLDMGVPLKDEAPTSEERVRKAQAKFTPTPQRRSIASLLWTLGCLVLALLLFAQYVIFNLETLMKNPVHAERLQSVCAVAACSLPSADLTAFTITNLNHKSSKIKMDGKSSDVSATLNNQSAKAQLYPNVKVSVYGAHDMIGEFIATPADYLLSKQSQLAANSSRNILFTIPVANRQIREVTISPLY
- the prmA gene encoding 50S ribosomal protein L11 methyltransferase; this translates as MAWQQLHLQCEKANVDLAEALLLEAGALSIALDDAGDQPLFEPLPGESPLWDEVILTGLFDATTDAGSRQAVEQLSHEIAAQVQATRIWLTAVDDKDWEREWMSNYHPIECANNLWIVPNWLTPPNPEATNIIMDPGLAFGTGYHATTRLCLDWLTEQDLKDKVVIDYGCGSGILGIAALLLGARHVYAVDIDPQAVLATNQNAARNHVGDRLQAFLPEDFTDYCAQNNVLPVDVIVANILAKPLIGLAPYFATLIAPKGRIVLAGLIESQTEQVTAAYQPYFALDAKHAFTAQEDQHWQRLSGTFTG